A genomic window from Mesorhizobium sp. 131-2-1 includes:
- a CDS encoding helix-turn-helix domain-containing protein encodes MITAQQMRAARALAGIDQKTLAERAGVSLPTIQRMEASDGVVRGVVDTLMKVIQALDEAGVELIGDNQASERGGRGVRLKPVAPSNPKAEPA; translated from the coding sequence ATGATCACCGCCCAGCAGATGCGCGCCGCGAGGGCGCTGGCCGGCATCGATCAGAAGACGTTGGCCGAGCGCGCCGGGGTTTCGCTTCCGACCATCCAGCGCATGGAGGCGAGCGACGGCGTCGTCAGGGGCGTGGTCGACACGCTGATGAAGGTCATCCAGGCGCTCGACGAGGCCGGGGTGGAATTGATCGGCGATAACCAGGCCAGCGAGCGCGGCGGCCGGGGCGTGCGCCTCAAGCCGGTCGCGCCGTCCAATCCGAAAGCTGAGCCGGCATAA
- a CDS encoding SulP family inorganic anion transporter, producing MDQVRRAIHQQARPTFAELFTPKLVTVLREGYTAAHFKADVIAGLTVAIVALPLSMAIAIASGVSPERGLYTSIVGGFIISALGGSRFQIGGPAGAFIVLVAATVARVGVDGLLLATMMAGVFLLAIGYLRLGTYIKFIPYPVTVGFTAGIAVIIFSGQIVELFGLKLAGKEPGPLVPKLMALSEAAGTINPAATFVAVLTIATIVLLKRWRPKWPAMLIAIGLASLVVALFALPAETIGTRFGGIPRSLQMPSMPQISLDRMITVLPDAIAFALLGAIESLLSAVVADGMTGRRHRSNCELVAQGFANIASALFGGICATGTIARTATNVRAGAHGPVAGMIHSAILLALMLVAAPLASYIPLAALAGVLAVVCWNMFEKQAFATLLRTSRGDALVLMATFLLVIFRDLTEGIVVGFVLGSILFIDRMAKSIAVEADQSLVQEDVADQPSSYDSSEATDTDTVVYRISGAFFFGAASTVGAVLDRIADQRKNFILDCSAVPFFDSTAANVIEGAAHKAKRAGVRFIIAGAAPQTRRMLINHGVKRPLVTYAASIKDAQAQLRGKLETQ from the coding sequence ATGGACCAGGTCCGGCGGGCAATCCATCAGCAGGCGCGGCCGACATTCGCCGAATTGTTCACCCCCAAGCTGGTGACAGTGCTGCGCGAGGGCTATACGGCAGCGCATTTCAAGGCCGACGTCATTGCCGGGCTGACGGTTGCCATCGTGGCGCTGCCGCTGTCGATGGCGATCGCGATCGCCTCCGGCGTCTCGCCCGAGCGCGGCCTCTACACCTCGATCGTCGGCGGCTTCATCATCTCGGCGCTCGGCGGCAGCCGCTTCCAGATCGGCGGCCCGGCCGGCGCCTTCATCGTGCTGGTGGCGGCGACGGTGGCGCGCGTCGGCGTCGACGGGCTGCTGCTGGCGACGATGATGGCCGGCGTCTTCCTGCTCGCCATCGGCTATCTGAGACTTGGCACCTATATCAAGTTCATCCCCTATCCGGTGACCGTCGGCTTCACCGCCGGCATCGCCGTCATCATCTTTTCCGGCCAGATCGTCGAGCTGTTCGGGCTGAAGCTCGCCGGCAAGGAGCCGGGACCGCTGGTGCCGAAGCTGATGGCGCTCAGCGAAGCGGCCGGCACGATCAATCCGGCCGCGACCTTCGTGGCGGTGCTGACCATCGCAACCATTGTCCTGCTCAAGCGCTGGCGGCCGAAATGGCCGGCAATGCTGATCGCCATCGGGCTGGCCTCGCTGGTCGTGGCGCTGTTTGCGCTGCCGGCCGAGACGATCGGCACCCGCTTTGGCGGCATCCCGCGCAGCCTGCAAATGCCTTCCATGCCGCAGATCAGCCTCGACAGGATGATTACCGTGCTGCCGGATGCCATTGCCTTTGCCCTGCTCGGCGCGATCGAATCGCTGCTGTCGGCCGTAGTCGCCGACGGCATGACTGGCCGGCGGCATCGTTCCAACTGTGAACTGGTGGCGCAAGGCTTCGCCAACATCGCCTCGGCCCTGTTCGGCGGCATCTGTGCCACCGGTACCATCGCCCGCACGGCGACCAATGTGCGAGCCGGCGCGCATGGGCCCGTCGCGGGCATGATCCACTCCGCCATCCTGCTGGCACTCATGCTGGTAGCCGCGCCTTTGGCCAGCTACATCCCGCTGGCTGCCCTTGCCGGCGTGCTGGCGGTGGTGTGCTGGAACATGTTCGAAAAGCAGGCCTTCGCCACGCTGCTGCGCACGTCGCGCGGCGATGCCCTGGTGCTGATGGCGACCTTCCTGCTCGTCATCTTCCGCGACTTGACCGAAGGCATCGTTGTCGGCTTCGTGCTGGGGTCGATCCTGTTCATCGACCGCATGGCCAAGTCGATCGCCGTCGAGGCCGACCAATCGCTGGTGCAGGAGGACGTCGCCGACCAGCCGAGCAGCTACGATTCCAGCGAGGCGACCGACACCGACACCGTCGTCTACCGCATCTCGGGCGCCTTCTTCTTCGGCGCCGCCTCGACGGTCGGCGCCGTGCTCGATCGCATCGCCGACCAGCGGAAGAATTTCATCCTCGACTGCTCGGCGGTGCCGTTCTTCGATTCCACCGCCGCCAACGTCATCGAGGGCGCGGCGCACAAGGCCAAGCGCGCCGGCGTGCGCTTCATCATCGCGGGTGCCGCGCCGCAGACGCGGCGCATGCTGATCAACCACGGCGTCAAGCGGCCGCTGGTCACCTATGCCGCCTCGATCAAGGACGCGCAGGCGCAGCTGAGGGGAAAACTGGAGACACAGTAG
- a CDS encoding phosphatase PAP2 family protein, which yields MKSFATALLNKIEFPVLLAGLVIAGGLWGLEELMEVARATTPHAFDTEIMLAFRQAGQPDVPIGPAWLEGAVRDITSLGSTSVLVLLTTAVIIYLLLIRRPTTALLMFVAVAGGQVLSSLLKFEVDRPRPDLVSHLVNETSLSFPSGHAMLSAVTYLTLGSMAARFLPGRTTKTFVLGLAILTTLLVGASRVYLGVHWPSDVLAGWCAGFAWAMLCWLVARFLQRRHAVADSE from the coding sequence ATGAAGTCCTTCGCAACCGCCCTGCTCAACAAGATCGAGTTCCCCGTACTATTGGCCGGACTGGTGATCGCCGGCGGTCTGTGGGGCTTGGAGGAGCTGATGGAGGTGGCGCGCGCGACCACGCCGCATGCTTTCGACACGGAGATCATGCTCGCCTTCCGCCAGGCGGGGCAACCCGACGTCCCGATCGGCCCGGCCTGGCTGGAAGGGGCGGTGCGCGACATCACCAGCCTTGGCAGCACCAGCGTTCTGGTGCTGCTGACGACAGCGGTCATCATCTACCTGCTGCTGATCCGCCGGCCGACGACCGCGCTGCTGATGTTCGTCGCCGTGGCGGGCGGGCAAGTGCTGTCGAGCCTGCTCAAGTTTGAAGTCGACCGGCCACGACCGGATCTTGTTTCGCACCTCGTCAACGAGACCTCGCTGTCCTTTCCGAGTGGCCACGCCATGCTATCGGCGGTGACGTACCTCACCCTGGGCAGCATGGCGGCCCGCTTCCTGCCGGGACGCACGACGAAGACCTTTGTGCTCGGCCTTGCCATTCTGACGACACTGCTGGTCGGCGCCAGCCGCGTCTATCTCGGCGTCCACTGGCCGTCCGACGTGCTTGCCGGCTGGTGTGCCGGCTTCGCCTGGGCCATGCTGTGCTGGCTGGTGGCGCGCTTCCTGCAGCGGCGCCATGCGGTGGCGGACAGTGAGTGA